The Limnothrix sp. FACHB-406 nucleotide sequence AATGAGCGTAACATTGGTGTACTACTTTTTGATTGTTTGGGGTAAGAATTACATCTTCTTACCCCTTTTTTATAACCTGAATCTGTCATTCAACACTTCTGAGTTTGGATATGTTGGCTATTGTTCATGAAAAATCTACAACGGAGACTTTCGCAGATTTGTGGCAAGCTCTTCAGGCAGAATTTGTTATTCCGCTGAATGCAGCTTATGAAATTCCGCAAGTGTTAGAAGATTGTAAAACAGTCACGATTACCTACAAATTTCTGCACGATCGTGTGCAGCAAGCGGCCTATTCTCTGATTCCTAATGAGGAAAAGCAACTCATCCATTTAACGGTGGGTCGCTTGTTGCTCAACAGTATTGAACCCGATCGGCTAGATGATTGTCTGTTTGATGTGGTGAATGCGATGAATGTGGGTTCTGCCCTCATTTCGGATCCCCAGGAACAGTTACTCTTGGCGCGGCTAAATGATCGAGCAGGTAGAAAGGCTAAGGCTGCGGCGGCCTACAGTTCGGCCCAAGAATACTTTGCAATGGGCCGTCGATTGCTGCCGGGAAATGCCTGGGAAATGGATTATGAATTAACATTTAACCTCTATACTACGAGTGTGGAAGTTGAATATTTATTGGCTCAATTTAAAGAGGCATATACTCTTTCAGAAATTGCCTTAGAGCGCTCATGCTCGCTGATTGACCGCGCAAAAATTTATGAGCTAAAAATTCAATTTCTGATCGCTGAAAACCAAATGCACAGTGCGATCGAAACAGCTTTGCCTGTTTTGGAACTACTGGGCTATCCCTTGGTGATTGATTCGCAACTGTTGCAACTAAATCAGCCGCTGCCGGAGTTGGATCAGTTGGCAAATTACCCAGAAATGAGCGATCGGGCTGCTTTGGCTGCCCTCGAAATTCTGATCATCATCACGGGCCCCTCTTACGAAGTGCGACCCGATTTATTGCCCTTCATCGTTTTTCTGATGGTGAATATGTGCCTAGAGCTGGGCCATTCAGCTCTCGCCGCCTACGCCTATGGCATGTATGGATTGTTGTTGTGTGGTCCCTTAAATCAAATTGAATTGGGCTATCGATCGGGACAAATTTCTTTGCAAATTTTGGAGCAATATCCCTCGGATGCTCTGAAATGCAAAATCCACATGCTTTTCAATTCCTTTGTGGTTCATTGGAAAGAACCCCATCAAAATACGATTCAATTCCTTGAGCGCACAGTGCAAATGGGAATGGAAACGGGTGATGTGGTTTATGCCACCTACTGCGCCATGTGGTCTTGTGGCTACATGATGTTGGTGGGAACGCCCTTGACAGAAGTGGCCCGAGAGCAACAACTGTATATCGAATTGCTCCAGAAAATTAAACAGGATCATGGCTTATATCCAGCCATGACTTGGCGACAACTCACGGAAGCCTTGGAGTCGCCAGAAACACCCACTTCTCAACTGGAAGGCCGCTATATTAATCGCCAATTGGTTTCAGAAATTCAAGCTTCTGAAAACCAAATGCTGCTCTTCTTTATCTATTTTGCAGAGACTATTCTGGCCTATGTCATGAATGACTGGGAAGCAGCAAAAACCAAGGCGAATTTGGCTGACCAGTACCAAGCAGCAGCCACCGCTTCGATGTTGTCTGGTGGCTTCACATTTTATGCCGCATTGGTTTATCTCAAAACCACTCAACCCAGTGACTTGGCCGCTCTAAATGAAGAAGAACCAGATCGGCCTTCCACCTTAGAACTTTTGACGGCAAAGTTGGAAAATTGGGCACATCACGCACCAGAAAACTATCAAAGTAAATATGAATTGGTGCTGGCAGAAACGGCCCGTTGGCAAGGGGAAATCCTGCGAGCCATGGACTATTACGATCGCGCCATCAACACAGCCCAAGCCCATAGTCGCTGGCCTGAAGTGGCGATCGCGGCCGAGCGTGCCGCTGA carries:
- a CDS encoding ATP-binding protein, with the protein product MLAIVHEKSTTETFADLWQALQAEFVIPLNAAYEIPQVLEDCKTVTITYKFLHDRVQQAAYSLIPNEEKQLIHLTVGRLLLNSIEPDRLDDCLFDVVNAMNVGSALISDPQEQLLLARLNDRAGRKAKAAAAYSSAQEYFAMGRRLLPGNAWEMDYELTFNLYTTSVEVEYLLAQFKEAYTLSEIALERSCSLIDRAKIYELKIQFLIAENQMHSAIETALPVLELLGYPLVIDSQLLQLNQPLPELDQLANYPEMSDRAALAALEILIIITGPSYEVRPDLLPFIVFLMVNMCLELGHSALAAYAYGMYGLLLCGPLNQIELGYRSGQISLQILEQYPSDALKCKIHMLFNSFVVHWKEPHQNTIQFLERTVQMGMETGDVVYATYCAMWSCGYMMLVGTPLTEVAREQQLYIELLQKIKQDHGLYPAMTWRQLTEALESPETPTSQLEGRYINRQLVSEIQASENQMLLFFIYFAETILAYVMNDWEAAKTKANLADQYQAAATASMLSGGFTFYAALVYLKTTQPSDLAALNEEEPDRPSTLELLTAKLENWAHHAPENYQSKYELVLAETARWQGEILRAMDYYDRAINTAQAHSRWPEVAIAAERAAELYHDSGRDKIAKQYWLDAAHAYDRWGAKAKVAALQAKSLPLQNLSPRRPPTLPPTGTQHSTHPHTTASTVLDINTVIKAAQALSGEIVLSQLLTQLTRLTLENAGAQTGYLLLKDPQQNNRLTVVATSHVEGQTAVDVPLNCPLSPSLSLPVSLIQYVQRTQESVVLGNAMAEGLFTNDPYIANQQIQSVICMPITQQGQLMGVLYLENNLAIDAFTPDRLEVLQILMAQAAISIENARLYRNLEDYSNNLEKKVAARTQELTERNQQLKITLQELQQTQAQLIQAEKMSSLGQMVAGIAHEINNPISFIMGNITHARSYFLDLLDLLTLHEQHSSEIHPIVQARMQEMELDFLKEDLNNLFHSMQNGVDRVRQIVLGLRNFSRLDESDQKQVDLHEGIDNTLLILQHRLQVQSQQPAISVLKNYGEIPLVNCYASMVNQVFLNILTNAIDALRSPAGFALQPMPEISIETCKISDRTVQISITDNGPGMEDSVRQKIFDPFFTTKPVGEGKGLGLSVSYQIITQQHHGQLSCQSAPQQGATLTIELPIDGPA